In Streptococcus sp. SN-1, a single genomic region encodes these proteins:
- a CDS encoding copper homeostasis protein CutC, with the protein MIYEFCAENVTLLEKAMEAGARRIELCDNLAVGGTTPSYGVTKAAVELAANYDTTIMTMIRPRGGDFVYNDMEIAIMLEDIRLTAQAGSQGVVFGALTAEKKLDKPNLEKLIAASKGMEIVFHMAFDELSDEDQLEAIDWLSQAGVTRILTRAGVSGDSLDKRFAHYHRILEHVKGKIEILPGGGIDLDNRQTFIDQLGVTQLHGTKVVF; encoded by the coding sequence ATGATTTACGAATTTTGTGCTGAAAATGTGACCTTGCTTGAAAAAGCGATGGAGGCTGGAGCTCGTCGAATCGAACTCTGTGATAATCTAGCAGTGGGAGGAACAACACCAAGCTATGGAGTAACCAAGGCAGCGGTTGAATTGGCAGCTAACTACGATACAACCATTATGACCATGATTCGTCCACGTGGTGGCGACTTTGTCTATAATGATATGGAAATTGCAATCATGCTAGAAGACATTCGATTGACTGCTCAGGCTGGAAGTCAAGGAGTTGTATTTGGAGCCTTAACTGCTGAGAAGAAGTTGGATAAACCTAATCTTGAAAAGTTAATTGCTGCATCGAAAGGAATGGAAATTGTCTTCCACATGGCCTTTGATGAATTGAGCGATGAAGATCAACTAGAAGCTATTGACTGGCTCAGCCAAGCTGGAGTCACTCGTATCTTAACTCGTGCGGGTGTATCTGGCGATTCACTAGACAAACGTTTTGCTCACTATCACAGAATTTTGGAGCACGTTAAAGGTAAAATTGAAATTCTACCAGGTGGGGGGATTGACCTTGACAACCGTCAAACCTTTATTGACCAGCTGGGCGTGACACAATTGCATGGAACCAAGGTTGTCTTTTAA
- a CDS encoding MmcQ/YjbR family DNA-binding protein, with product MFEIFKSYQFNQEKARAYGFVESSGVWTYSCMILQGDFVMTVSITADNVSFQVFDQETGDLYPQVHMESMRGSFVGNVREACLEILYQIRKACFEVQDFICPQTKRIMAQIQEKYGNQLEYLWEKSPDTAVLRHEGNKKWYAVLMRISWDKLEKGREGLVEAVNLKHDQVADLLSKKGIYPAFHMNKRYWISVALDDTLSDVEVLELIEKSWNLTTKK from the coding sequence ATGTTTGAAATTTTTAAATCCTATCAGTTTAATCAAGAAAAGGCTCGTGCCTATGGTTTTGTAGAAAGTAGTGGAGTTTGGACTTATAGCTGCATGATTTTGCAGGGTGATTTTGTCATGACTGTGTCCATCACTGCTGATAATGTGAGTTTTCAGGTCTTTGATCAGGAAACGGGCGACCTCTATCCTCAAGTTCATATGGAAAGTATGAGAGGAAGTTTTGTCGGAAATGTCCGTGAGGCTTGTCTGGAGATTCTCTACCAGATTCGGAAGGCTTGTTTTGAGGTACAGGATTTTATCTGTCCTCAGACTAAGCGTATCATGGCTCAGATTCAGGAAAAGTATGGTAATCAGTTGGAGTATTTGTGGGAGAAATCGCCTGATACGGCAGTCTTAAGACATGAAGGCAATAAAAAGTGGTATGCCGTCTTGATGAGAATCTCTTGGGATAAGCTGGAAAAGGGTAGAGAAGGTCTAGTGGAAGCAGTCAACCTCAAACATGATCAAGTAGCTGATTTGCTTTCAAAAAAGGGCATTTATCCAGCCTTTCATATGAACAAACGCTACTGGATTAGTGTGGCACTTGATGATACTTTATCAGATGTAGAAGTGCTAGAATTGATAGAAAAAAGTTGGAACTTAACCACTAAAAAATGA
- a CDS encoding 2-isopropylmalate synthase, with translation MRTVEFLDTSLRDGEQTPGVNFSIKEKIAIARQLEKWGISAIEAGFPAASPDSFTAVQEIAKVLKKTAVTGLARSVKSDIDACYEALKDAKYPQVHVFIATSPIHRKYKLNKSKEEILEAIKEHVSYARSKFEVVEFSPEDATRTELDFLLQVVQTAVDAGASYINIPDTVGFTTPEEYGAIFKHLIENVKTDRQIVYSPHCHDDLGMAVANSLAAVKNGAGRVEGTINGIGERAGNAALEEIAVALNIRQDYYQAENSIVLNETINTSEMVSRFSGIPVPKNKAVVGGNAFSHESGIHQDGVLKNPLTYEIITPELVGVKSNSLPLGKLSGRHAFVEKLRELALDFTEEDIKPLFAKFKALADKKQEITDADIRALVAGTMVENPEGFHFDDLQLQAHADNDIEALVSLANMDGEKVEFNATGQGSVESIFNAIDKFFNQSVRLVSYTIDAVTDGIDAQARVLVTVENRDTETIFNAAGLDFDVLKASAIAYINANTFVQKENAGEMGRSVSYRDMPSV, from the coding sequence ATGAGAACAGTTGAATTTCTAGATACCAGCCTTCGGGATGGAGAACAGACACCTGGTGTTAATTTTTCAATCAAGGAAAAAATTGCCATTGCAAGACAGCTGGAGAAATGGGGCATTTCAGCCATAGAAGCTGGTTTTCCAGCGGCGAGTCCTGATTCATTCACAGCAGTGCAGGAGATTGCTAAGGTCTTGAAGAAAACGGCGGTGACTGGTTTGGCACGTTCGGTCAAGTCTGATATCGATGCATGTTACGAGGCGCTCAAGGATGCCAAGTATCCACAGGTTCACGTCTTTATCGCGACCAGTCCAATTCATCGTAAGTATAAGCTCAATAAGAGCAAGGAAGAGATTTTGGAAGCTATTAAGGAGCATGTTTCCTATGCCCGTTCTAAGTTTGAAGTGGTCGAATTCTCTCCTGAGGATGCGACTAGAACAGAGTTGGATTTCCTCTTACAAGTTGTTCAAACAGCGGTTGATGCAGGTGCGTCTTATATCAATATCCCTGATACGGTAGGATTTACCACACCAGAAGAATACGGTGCTATCTTCAAACACCTGATTGAGAATGTTAAGACAGATCGTCAGATTGTCTATTCGCCTCACTGCCACGATGACCTCGGAATGGCAGTGGCTAATAGTCTTGCTGCTGTCAAGAATGGTGCAGGACGTGTCGAAGGGACTATCAACGGTATTGGGGAGCGAGCTGGAAATGCTGCCTTGGAAGAAATAGCAGTGGCCCTCAATATTCGCCAAGATTACTATCAAGCAGAAAATAGTATTGTTTTAAATGAAACCATCAATACGTCAGAAATGGTTTCTCGCTTCTCAGGTATTCCAGTTCCTAAAAACAAGGCTGTGGTCGGTGGCAATGCCTTTTCTCACGAATCTGGTATTCACCAAGACGGAGTCCTTAAAAATCCTCTTACCTATGAAATCATCACCCCTGAATTAGTCGGTGTTAAGAGTAATAGTCTTCCACTTGGAAAATTGTCTGGTCGCCATGCCTTTGTTGAGAAACTAAGAGAATTGGCCCTAGACTTTACAGAAGAGGACATCAAACCACTCTTTGCTAAGTTCAAGGCACTGGCCGACAAGAAACAAGAAATCACAGATGCAGATATTCGTGCGCTGGTAGCTGGAACCATGGTTGAAAACCCAGAAGGATTCCACTTTGATGATTTACAACTTCAAGCTCATGCAGACAATGACATTGAAGCACTCGTTAGCCTTGCCAATATGGATGGTGAGAAAGTCGAATTTAATGCGACAGGGCAAGGTTCCGTTGAATCGATCTTTAACGCTATTGACAAATTCTTCAATCAATCCGTCCGCTTGGTGTCCTATACCATTGATGCTGTGACAGATGGAATTGATGCCCAGGCTCGGGTCTTGGTCACTGTTGAAAACAGAGATACAGAGACTATCTTTAATGCAGCAGGTCTTGATTTCGATGTGTTGAAGGCTTCGGCTATTGCCTATATAAACGCTAATACCTTTGTCCAAAAAGAGAATGCAGGTGAGATGGGACGCAGTGTTTCATACCGCGATATGCCTAGTGTGTAA
- the leuB gene encoding 3-isopropylmalate dehydrogenase, with protein MTKKIVALAGDGIGPEIMEAGLEVLEALAKKTGFVYEIDKRPFGGAGIDAAGHPLPDETLKVCREADAILLAAIGSPRYDSETVRPEQGLLALRKELNLYANIRPVKIFDSLKHLSPLKSERIAGVDFVVVRELTGGIYFGDHILEERKARDINDYSYEEVERIIRKAFEIARNRRKIVTSIDKQNVLATSKLWRKVAEKVSQDFPDVTLEHQLVDSAAMLMITNPAKFDVIVTENLFGDILSDESSVLSGTLGVMPSASHSENGPSLYEPIHGSAPDIAGQGIANPISMILSVAMMLRDSFGRYEDAERIERAVEASLAAGILTRDIGGQASTKEMTEAIIARL; from the coding sequence ATGACAAAGAAAATAGTAGCTCTAGCAGGGGATGGAATTGGCCCAGAAATCATGGAGGCTGGTTTAGAGGTCCTGGAGGCTCTAGCTAAAAAAACAGGCTTTGTCTATGAAATAGACAAACGACCTTTTGGAGGTGCAGGTATTGATGCTGCAGGGCATCCCTTACCTGATGAAACCCTCAAGGTATGTCGTGAAGCAGATGCCATTCTCCTAGCGGCTATCGGTAGTCCCCGGTATGATAGTGAAACGGTTCGGCCTGAACAAGGCTTGCTAGCTCTCCGTAAGGAACTCAATCTCTATGCTAATATTCGCCCTGTAAAAATCTTTGACAGTCTCAAGCATTTGTCACCACTAAAATCAGAACGAATTGCTGGTGTAGACTTTGTCGTGGTGCGTGAGTTGACAGGCGGGATTTACTTTGGAGATCATATCCTTGAAGAGCGCAAAGCGCGTGATATCAACGACTATAGCTATGAGGAAGTAGAGCGGATTATTCGCAAGGCCTTTGAAATTGCAAGAAATCGCAGAAAAATCGTTACTAGTATCGATAAGCAAAATGTTCTAGCGACATCAAAACTCTGGCGGAAAGTAGCTGAGAAGGTATCACAGGATTTTCCAGATGTAACCTTGGAGCACCAGTTGGTGGACTCAGCTGCCATGCTCATGATTACCAATCCTGCTAAGTTTGATGTCATCGTGACAGAAAATCTTTTCGGAGATATTCTCTCGGATGAATCAAGCGTTCTATCTGGCACACTTGGAGTTATGCCATCAGCCAGTCATTCTGAAAATGGACCAAGTCTCTATGAACCTATTCACGGTTCAGCACCTGATATTGCTGGTCAAGGCATTGCAAATCCTATCTCCATGATTTTATCAGTGGCCATGATGTTGAGAGATAGTTTTGGTCGTTATGAGGATGCAGAGCGTATTGAGCGTGCTGTTGAAGCTAGTTTAGCGGCTGGCATTTTAACAAGAGATATAGGTGGACAGGCTTCGACTAAGGAAATGACAGAAGCTATTATTGCAAGGTTATGA
- a CDS encoding DUF1294 domain-containing protein, translating to MKLDERITLVLLIWNVMVFLIYGIDKSKARRRVWRIPEKILLILAFTCGGFGACLAGIIFHHKTRKWYFKTVWFLGMVSTLVALYFIWR from the coding sequence ATGAAGTTAGACGAAAGAATTACTCTAGTCCTTTTGATTTGGAATGTCATGGTTTTCTTGATTTATGGCATTGACAAATCTAAGGCAAGGAGAAGAGTTTGGCGCATCCCAGAGAAAATCTTACTCATTTTAGCCTTTACTTGTGGTGGTTTTGGTGCCTGTTTGGCAGGAATCATCTTTCACCATAAGACTCGAAAATGGTATTTTAAAACAGTTTGGTTTCTCGGGATGGTGTCCACACTAGTAGCCTTATATTTTATTTGGAGGTAA
- the leuC gene encoding 3-isopropylmalate dehydratase large subunit, translating to MAGKSIFDKLWDRHVITGEEGQPQLMYVDQHYIHEVTSPQAFQGLRDAGRRLRRPDLTFGTFDHNVPTVNIYDIRDVISKAQIDKLAENVEEFGIEHAAHGSEKQGIVHMVGPETGRTQPGKFIVCGDSHTATHGAFGAIAFGIGTSEVEHVFATQTLWQVKPKKMLVEFTGVPQKGVYSKDFILALIAKYGVACGVGYVVEYRGQAIDALSMEERMTICNMSIEFGSKMGIMNPDQTTYDYLKGRECVPEDFEEAVADWKTIVSDDDAVYDKVIQMDVSDLAPMVTWGTNPAMGVDFDSSFPEIKDMNDERAYNYMDLEPGQKPADIELGYIFIGSCTNARLSDLQLAARFVKGKKIAPNLTAIVVPGSRPVKRAAEKLGLDKVFIDAGFEWRDPGCSMCLGMNPDKVPDGVHCASTSNRNFEDRQGFGAKTHLCSPAMAAAAAIAGRFVDVRQMPEAQ from the coding sequence ATGGCAGGAAAATCGATTTTTGATAAATTATGGGACCGTCATGTCATCACAGGAGAAGAGGGGCAGCCGCAACTCATGTATGTGGATCAGCACTATATTCATGAAGTGACCAGTCCTCAAGCTTTTCAAGGATTACGAGATGCAGGGCGCAGATTGAGACGACCAGACTTGACATTTGGAACTTTTGACCACAATGTCCCGACAGTCAATATCTACGATATTCGAGATGTAATTTCCAAGGCTCAAATTGATAAGCTGGCTGAAAATGTTGAGGAGTTTGGGATCGAACATGCTGCCCACGGTTCTGAAAAACAAGGAATCGTGCACATGGTAGGTCCAGAAACAGGAAGGACGCAACCAGGAAAATTCATCGTCTGTGGAGATAGCCACACAGCAACCCACGGGGCTTTCGGAGCGATCGCTTTTGGAATTGGGACCAGTGAGGTCGAACATGTCTTCGCGACACAGACCCTCTGGCAGGTCAAACCCAAGAAAATGCTGGTAGAATTCACTGGTGTTCCTCAAAAAGGAGTTTATTCTAAGGATTTCATTCTAGCCTTGATTGCCAAGTACGGCGTTGCCTGTGGTGTTGGCTATGTGGTGGAATATCGGGGACAAGCTATTGATGCACTGAGCATGGAAGAGCGAATGACCATCTGCAATATGTCCATCGAGTTTGGTTCTAAGATGGGAATCATGAATCCGGATCAAACCACCTATGATTATCTCAAGGGACGAGAATGTGTCCCAGAGGACTTTGAAGAGGCTGTGGCGGATTGGAAAACAATTGTCAGTGATGATGATGCTGTTTACGATAAGGTTATCCAGATGGATGTCTCAGACTTGGCTCCTATGGTGACCTGGGGAACCAACCCTGCTATGGGTGTTGACTTTGACAGTAGCTTCCCAGAAATTAAGGATATGAATGATGAACGAGCCTACAATTATATGGATTTGGAACCAGGTCAAAAGCCAGCTGATATTGAACTAGGTTATATCTTTATCGGCTCTTGTACAAATGCTCGTCTCAGTGACTTGCAACTGGCTGCGCGATTTGTTAAAGGGAAGAAAATAGCCCCTAATCTAACAGCAATCGTGGTTCCAGGCTCTCGTCCTGTCAAACGAGCTGCTGAGAAGTTGGGTTTGGATAAGGTTTTCATAGATGCTGGCTTTGAGTGGAGAGACCCAGGTTGTTCTATGTGCCTAGGAATGAATCCGGACAAGGTTCCTGATGGTGTCCACTGCGCTTCAACCAGCAACCGCAACTTTGAAGACAGACAGGGCTTTGGTGCTAAGACCCACCTCTGCAGTCCAGCCATGGCAGCAGCAGCAGCTATTGCAGGGCGCTTTGTAGATGTTCGACAAATGCCAGAAGCTCAGTAA
- the leuD gene encoding 3-isopropylmalate dehydratase small subunit: MEKFTVYTGTTVPLMNDNIDTDQILPKQFLKLIDKKGFGKYLMYAWRYLDDKYTEDPDFVFNRPEYRKATILISGNNFGAGSSREHAAWALADYGFKVVIAGSFGDIHYNNELNNGMLPIVQPREVREKLAQLQPSDQVTVDLEQQKIISPVGEFTFEIDSEWKHKLLNGLDDIGITLQYEDLIAAYEKQRPAYWQD, encoded by the coding sequence ATGGAGAAATTTACAGTTTATACGGGAACGACTGTTCCTCTCATGAATGATAACATCGATACCGATCAAATCCTACCCAAGCAGTTTCTCAAGTTAATTGATAAAAAAGGCTTTGGTAAGTACCTCATGTATGCTTGGCGTTATTTGGATGACAAGTATACTGAGGATCCAGACTTTGTCTTTAACAGACCTGAATACCGTAAAGCAACTATCCTCATCTCAGGGAATAACTTTGGGGCAGGTTCTTCGAGGGAACATGCAGCTTGGGCCTTAGCAGACTATGGTTTTAAGGTCGTGATTGCGGGGTCTTTCGGTGATATTCATTACAATAATGAACTCAATAATGGCATGTTGCCTATTGTACAGCCCAGAGAGGTTCGAGAGAAACTAGCTCAGCTACAACCAAGTGACCAGGTAACTGTGGACTTGGAACAACAAAAAATCATCTCACCAGTTGGAGAATTCACTTTCGAAATCGATAGTGAATGGAAACACAAGCTCTTAAATGGTTTGGATGATATCGGTATTACCTTGCAGTATGAAGACTTGATTGCTGCATATGAAAAACAACGACCAGCCTATTGGCAGGATTAG
- a CDS encoding L-threonylcarbamoyladenylate synthase: MTKHIQWNGTLSQEGYDILKGEGGCIVCPTKVGYIIMTSDKAGLERKFAAKERNRNKPGVVLCGSMDELRALAQLNPEIEAFYQKHWDEDILLGCILPWKPEAFEKLKAYGDGREELMTDVRGTSCFVIKFGKAGEQLAAKLWEEGKMVYASSANPSGKGNRGKVEGIGERIEGAVDLVIEADDYVASIQPDKTIETRYEQGVMVSMVDKDGKLIPEQGGARSTSPAPVVIRKGLDIDKIMMHLSDTFNSWDYRQGEYY, translated from the coding sequence ATGACAAAACACATTCAATGGAACGGAACACTTTCACAAGAAGGATATGACATTTTAAAAGGTGAGGGCGGATGTATCGTTTGCCCTACAAAAGTTGGCTACATTATCATGACCAGTGACAAGGCAGGACTTGAGCGCAAGTTCGCAGCTAAAGAGCGTAACCGTAACAAACCAGGAGTTGTTCTCTGCGGTAGCATGGATGAGCTTCGCGCTTTAGCACAACTCAACCCAGAAATTGAAGCCTTTTACCAAAAACATTGGGACGAAGATATTCTTCTTGGTTGTATCCTTCCTTGGAAACCAGAAGCTTTTGAAAAACTGAAAGCATACGGTGATGGCCGTGAAGAACTGATGACTGACGTGCGTGGTACTAGCTGTTTCGTTATCAAGTTTGGGAAAGCTGGTGAACAATTGGCTGCCAAACTTTGGGAAGAAGGCAAGATGGTTTATGCCTCATCAGCTAACCCATCTGGTAAAGGAAACCGAGGTAAGGTGGAAGGAATCGGAGAACGTATTGAAGGAGCAGTGGACCTTGTCATCGAAGCAGACGACTATGTGGCATCTATCCAACCTGACAAAACGATTGAAACACGCTACGAGCAAGGTGTGATGGTCTCTATGGTCGATAAAGACGGCAAACTCATCCCAGAACAAGGAGGAGCACGTTCAACTTCACCAGCTCCAGTTGTAATCCGCAAAGGGCTTGACATTGATAAGATTATGATGCACCTGTCAGACACCTTTAACTCATGGGACTACCGTCAGGGTGAGTATTATTAA